From Polynucleobacter paludilacus:
TACTATGGCATTACTCCAGGAGAATCTACTGCTACCGGCTACTCAGCTTATACCGCACCAGCCACTAGTAATTTAATGGCAGGGTTAATGGTAGAAATTCCAGTAGTAGATAGTTGGTACGTTAATTTATATGGCAAGCGCAAATGGCTCGGTAACGGAATTAACAATAGCCCTGTCCTAAACCGTTCATTTCAAGACAACATCTTTGTAGCCTTAGCGTATCGATTTAAATAAGATTCGCTAGAGCTTGGTGTGTGAGCCATCACAATACGGTGGCGTAATAGTTTGTTTGCAAGCACATAGGTATACCGTTTTGGCTTCAGCTTCTGCAACCCGCAAAGGATTGAATCCTGATGCAGTGTGTGAGCCATCACAATACGGCTGGCGCTTACTTTTTCCACAAGCACACCAAAAATAGACCTGCCCTGCCTCGACCTCTAATGGACATGGCGACTTTTGCGCAATGATGGGCTTAGGCATTCCCTATTTCGCTTTGATAATGCCGCGATAAATCAAAAACGTTGCGAGCAGGCCCATGCCACCG
This genomic window contains:
- a CDS encoding CDGSH iron-sulfur domain-containing protein; amino-acid sequence: MPKPIIAQKSPCPLEVEAGQVYFWCACGKSKRQPYCDGSHTASGFNPLRVAEAEAKTVYLCACKQTITPPYCDGSHTKL